One Gammaproteobacteria bacterium DNA window includes the following coding sequences:
- the purF gene encoding amidophosphoribosyltransferase, whose amino-acid sequence MCGIIGIVGRQPVNHFLYDGLTVMQHRGQDAAGIVTYHQGKLFLRKDNGLVRDVFQSRHMDRLPGNIGIGQVRYPTAGTSASAEAQPFYVNSPYGIALGHNGNLSNAAQLKRGLFKEDRRHINTDSDSEILLNVLAQELLRQQKLKISPKDVFAAVAGVHRRCRGAYAVIAMITGYGVLAFRDPYGIRPVVYGRRETADGPEFMVASESVALDMLGFELIRDLAPGEAVFIENNGKLHTRQCAENPVYSPCIFEYVYFSRPDSIIDEVFVHKARMRMGKKLGQKILREWPDHGIDVVIPIPDTSRTAAQEIAFQLNVKYREGFIKNRYIGRTFIMPGQEQRERSVRQKLNPLDIEYKHKNVLLVDDSIVRGTTSTEIVQMAREAGARNVFFASAAPPIRYPNVYGIDMPSSNELIAHGRTEEQVREALGADRLIYQELDDLEQSVRKGNPKLQHFDCSIFTGKYVTDVSREYLNSLARERNDGAKQERAKKYVDIDLHHSA is encoded by the coding sequence GTGTGCGGAATCATCGGCATCGTCGGACGCCAGCCCGTCAATCATTTCCTCTACGATGGGCTTACCGTGATGCAGCATCGCGGCCAGGACGCCGCCGGTATCGTGACTTATCATCAGGGGAAGCTGTTTCTGCGCAAGGACAACGGGCTGGTGCGCGACGTATTCCAGTCGCGGCATATGGATCGCCTGCCGGGCAACATCGGTATCGGTCAGGTGCGCTATCCCACTGCCGGCACGTCGGCTTCCGCCGAAGCGCAGCCGTTTTACGTCAATTCCCCCTACGGCATCGCGCTGGGTCACAACGGTAATCTCTCCAACGCGGCGCAGCTCAAGCGCGGTCTGTTCAAGGAAGACCGGCGCCATATCAACACGGATTCCGACAGTGAGATCCTGCTGAACGTCTTGGCGCAGGAACTGCTCCGCCAGCAAAAACTCAAGATCAGTCCTAAGGACGTGTTCGCCGCGGTCGCCGGCGTGCACCGGCGCTGCCGTGGCGCCTACGCGGTAATCGCCATGATTACCGGCTACGGTGTGCTCGCGTTTCGCGATCCTTACGGTATCCGTCCGGTAGTCTACGGCCGGCGCGAGACCGCGGACGGCCCGGAGTTCATGGTCGCGTCCGAGAGTGTCGCGCTGGACATGCTGGGCTTCGAACTGATTCGCGATCTGGCGCCCGGCGAGGCTGTGTTCATCGAAAACAACGGCAAGCTGCACACGCGGCAGTGCGCGGAAAACCCGGTATATTCCCCGTGCATCTTCGAGTACGTCTATTTTTCTCGGCCGGACTCGATTATCGACGAGGTGTTCGTGCACAAGGCGCGCATGCGCATGGGCAAGAAACTGGGGCAGAAAATCCTGCGCGAATGGCCGGATCACGGCATCGACGTGGTGATTCCGATTCCCGACACCAGCCGCACTGCCGCGCAGGAGATCGCGTTTCAGTTAAACGTGAAATACCGCGAAGGCTTTATCAAGAACCGCTACATCGGCCGCACCTTCATCATGCCGGGTCAGGAACAGCGCGAGCGCTCCGTGCGCCAGAAGCTCAACCCGCTGGATATCGAATACAAGCACAAGAACGTGCTGCTGGTGGATGATTCCATCGTGCGCGGTACGACTTCGACGGAGATCGTGCAGATGGCGCGCGAGGCCGGCGCGCGCAACGTGTTCTTCGCATCCGCCGCGCCGCCGATACGGTATCCCAATGTGTACGGTATCGATATGCCATCCTCCAATGAGCTGATCGCCCACGGCCGTACCGAGGAGCAGGTGCGCGAGGCGCTGGGCGCCGACCGACTCATTTACCAGGAACTGGACGATCTGGAGCAGTCGGTGCGCAAGGGCAACCCTAAGCTGCAACACTTCGACTGTTCGATTTTTACCGGCAAGTACGTGACCGACGTGAGCCGCGAATATCTGAATTCGCTGGCACGCGAACGCAACGACGGGGCCAAGCAGGAACGTGCCAAAAAATACGTGGATATCGACCTGCACCACAGCGCGTAA
- a CDS encoding CvpA family protein: MAWLDVVIVLVIVISGLIGFTRGFVKEAVSVITWVAAIWLAVLFSGDVAAMLPQALERATFSLGGTDFEIRNIRISIAFVLLVVATLIAGAVVNLLLAKVTSARMVRGADRLLGLAFGIVRGAAIIVIMVLAAGLTMAPLSDWWLAAHLLPPFEQTAIRIVDLLPADIARHFSWNATV; the protein is encoded by the coding sequence ATGGCGTGGCTTGATGTCGTCATCGTTCTGGTCATCGTCATCTCGGGCCTGATCGGGTTCACCCGCGGGTTTGTCAAGGAAGCCGTTTCCGTTATCACCTGGGTGGCCGCCATCTGGCTGGCCGTGCTGTTCTCTGGCGATGTCGCGGCAATGCTGCCGCAAGCGCTGGAACGTGCCACGTTCTCGCTGGGCGGCACCGACTTCGAGATTCGCAACATACGGATCAGCATCGCGTTTGTTCTGCTCGTGGTCGCGACCCTGATCGCAGGCGCCGTCGTCAACCTGCTGCTCGCGAAAGTCACGAGTGCGCGGATGGTCAGAGGCGCCGATCGATTGCTGGGGCTGGCGTTCGGAATCGTGCGCGGCGCCGCGATTATCGTCATAATGGTGTTGGCTGCGGGGCTAACCATGGCGCCGCTGTCGGACTGGTGGCTTGCAGCTCATCTGCTGCCGCCGTTCGAGCAGACCGCCATTCGCATCGTTGATCTGTTGCCGGCAGACATCGCCCGGCACTTTTCGTGGAATGCAACGGTCTGA
- a CDS encoding SPOR domain-containing protein produces MDNKLKQRLLGGAFLVAVAVVFLPMIFDGSSSEKPVPLDMDVPPEPKYSFAPDPGAAKERQAGIKPTSHRRAALDKQPPARRSGARLPAAGAAQANPATKPMDAASNKLADAEPAGSKAAGAAGDDPATVDAAAEVPTPDSESAPRSPPPVSKRTAATKAASVGEEASSRTSGWAVQVGSFSEHENAQTLRDQLRASGYTAFEEKVKSGGEQVFRVKVGPELDRARAEALQGKLRSQKDLRGIVVSHPRDAAPTMPRGGG; encoded by the coding sequence GTGGATAACAAGCTCAAACAACGTCTGCTCGGCGGCGCCTTTTTGGTGGCCGTGGCTGTGGTTTTCTTACCCATGATATTCGATGGTTCGTCAAGCGAGAAACCGGTCCCGCTGGACATGGACGTTCCGCCCGAACCAAAATATAGCTTCGCGCCGGATCCGGGAGCGGCCAAGGAAAGGCAGGCCGGTATCAAACCTACGTCCCACAGGCGGGCCGCGCTTGACAAACAGCCGCCCGCGAGACGTTCCGGCGCGCGCCTTCCCGCGGCAGGTGCCGCGCAGGCGAATCCGGCTACCAAACCAATGGACGCCGCATCGAATAAACTGGCGGACGCCGAACCGGCCGGTAGCAAGGCCGCTGGTGCGGCTGGCGACGATCCCGCTACCGTCGATGCGGCCGCTGAAGTTCCAACGCCTGACTCTGAATCCGCACCCCGGTCGCCGCCGCCGGTATCGAAGCGCACCGCCGCCACCAAGGCCGCGTCCGTGGGCGAGGAGGCGTCTTCGCGTACCTCGGGCTGGGCCGTGCAGGTGGGCAGCTTCAGCGAACACGAGAACGCGCAGACGTTGCGGGACCAGTTACGCGCGTCGGGCTACACGGCATTCGAGGAAAAGGTTAAAAGCGGCGGCGAACAGGTTTTCCGCGTCAAGGTCGGCCCCGAACTCGATCGCGCGCGTGCGGAGGCGTTACAGGGCAAGCTTCGAAGTCAAAAGGATTTGCGCGGCATTGTGGTCAGCCATCCGCGTGATGCCGCGCCGACCATGCCACGTGGAGGCGGCTGA
- the folC gene encoding bifunctional tetrahydrofolate synthase/dihydrofolate synthase — translation MRFDKLEDWLCWQQSLHPHTIELGLERVSVVARRLGIQDPRHKVITVAGTNGKGSCVAMLEAILIDAGYRVGSYTSPHLLRYNERVRVQQQPVTDTALSETFERIDSARQSVSLSYFEFGTLAAMLVFADIDLDVAIMEVGLGGRLDAVNLLDADLALITSIDLDHTEWLGAERESIGFEKAGIMRKNKPVVCGDPEPPASIAAHAHAVGARIYQLGADFRYSREGDSWGWRAGASRYARLPLPALCGAIQLQNAAAVLMGLSLLNSHLPVGESHVRHGLRCVTLAGRYQRLPGTPEVILDVAHNPAGARALASTLRAMPAAGRTLGVFAVLADKDAASMVDALTSSVDHWYLAANHSARALPIAALRALLDEKVAARIEAFGSVARAYAAAREAAAKSDRIVVFGSAFTVAEVLALHV, via the coding sequence TTGCGCTTCGATAAGCTCGAAGACTGGCTGTGCTGGCAGCAGTCGCTGCATCCGCACACCATCGAACTGGGGCTGGAGCGGGTGAGCGTGGTCGCCCGTCGGCTGGGGATTCAGGATCCGCGCCATAAGGTGATTACGGTCGCCGGCACCAACGGCAAAGGGTCCTGCGTGGCGATGCTCGAAGCAATTCTCATCGATGCAGGTTACCGGGTCGGCAGTTATACCTCGCCGCATCTGCTGCGGTACAACGAGCGCGTGCGCGTGCAGCAACAACCCGTTACTGACACCGCGCTGAGCGAGACTTTCGAGCGGATCGACAGCGCGCGCCAGTCCGTCAGTCTCAGCTACTTCGAATTCGGCACGCTGGCGGCCATGCTGGTGTTCGCGGACATTGATCTCGATGTCGCCATCATGGAGGTGGGTCTGGGCGGACGCCTGGACGCTGTGAACCTGCTGGATGCCGACCTCGCTCTGATCACCAGCATAGACCTGGATCACACCGAGTGGTTGGGCGCCGAGCGCGAATCGATCGGCTTCGAGAAGGCCGGTATCATGCGCAAAAACAAGCCCGTGGTGTGCGGTGACCCAGAGCCGCCCGCCAGCATTGCCGCGCACGCGCATGCGGTCGGTGCGCGGATATATCAGCTTGGCGCCGATTTCCGTTATAGTCGCGAAGGTGACAGCTGGGGCTGGCGCGCAGGAGCGAGCCGATACGCGCGCCTGCCTTTGCCCGCGCTGTGCGGCGCTATTCAATTGCAGAACGCCGCGGCCGTCTTGATGGGGCTGTCGCTGCTGAATTCGCACCTGCCGGTCGGCGAAAGCCACGTCCGCCATGGTCTGCGATGCGTAACCCTGGCGGGCCGGTATCAGCGACTGCCCGGGACGCCGGAAGTGATTCTGGATGTCGCGCACAACCCGGCCGGCGCCAGAGCGCTCGCCTCGACCTTGCGCGCCATGCCCGCGGCCGGGCGTACGCTTGGTGTGTTCGCGGTGCTGGCCGATAAGGACGCCGCCAGTATGGTGGATGCGCTCACAAGCAGCGTCGATCACTGGTACCTTGCGGCCAATCATTCCGCGCGGGCATTGCCGATCGCGGCGTTGCGGGCCTTGCTCGATGAAAAAGTCGCGGCGCGCATCGAAGCTTTCGGCAGCGTGGCGCGAGCCTATGCTGCGGCCCGCGAAGCCGCGGCGAAAAGCGATCGCATCGTTGTGTTCGGCTCCGCGTTTACCGTGGCGGAAGTGCTCGCGCTGCACGTATAA
- a CDS encoding acetyl-CoA carboxylase carboxyltransferase subunit beta, whose amino-acid sequence MSWFEKLMPSRIRTEGNNKRNVPEGLWDKCEECGAILYRAELERNLNVCPKCGHHRRIGARRRLDMFLDSKPRDELGADLQPVDFLRFRDEKKYKDRLNAAQKATGEKDALVVIRGQLKGLPVVTAAFEFDFMGGSMGSVVGERFVRAVNACLEETIPLVCFAASGGARMQEALTSLMQMAKTSAALGRLSARGIPFVSVLTDPTMGGVSASFAMLGDLHIAEPAALIGFAGPRVIEQTVRETLPEGFQRAEFLLAHGAIDMIVDRRQLRERIFSLLSMLSQHAMRQKDADAASIVEAQDVQEPERDTEQQPA is encoded by the coding sequence TTGAGCTGGTTCGAGAAATTAATGCCTTCCCGCATCCGCACGGAAGGTAACAACAAACGCAACGTGCCCGAAGGTCTGTGGGACAAATGCGAGGAATGCGGCGCGATCCTCTACCGCGCCGAGTTGGAGCGCAATTTGAACGTTTGCCCCAAGTGTGGTCATCACCGGCGCATCGGTGCGCGCAGGCGGCTCGATATGTTTCTGGACAGCAAACCGCGCGATGAGCTCGGCGCCGATCTGCAGCCCGTCGATTTCTTAAGATTCCGTGACGAGAAAAAATACAAGGACAGACTGAACGCCGCGCAGAAAGCCACCGGCGAAAAAGACGCGCTGGTTGTCATTCGCGGACAGCTTAAAGGTCTGCCAGTCGTGACGGCCGCTTTCGAGTTCGACTTCATGGGCGGGTCCATGGGTTCGGTGGTCGGTGAACGCTTCGTGCGCGCCGTCAATGCCTGTCTGGAGGAAACCATTCCGCTGGTGTGTTTTGCGGCGAGTGGCGGCGCGCGTATGCAGGAGGCGCTGACCTCGCTGATGCAGATGGCCAAGACCAGCGCCGCGCTGGGGCGTCTGTCGGCACGCGGTATTCCCTTCGTCTCCGTGTTGACCGATCCGACCATGGGCGGTGTATCGGCGAGTTTCGCGATGCTGGGCGATCTGCATATCGCCGAGCCTGCCGCGCTGATCGGTTTCGCCGGACCGCGAGTCATCGAGCAGACCGTACGCGAGACCCTGCCGGAAGGATTTCAGCGCGCCGAGTTTCTGCTGGCGCACGGCGCCATCGACATGATTGTCGATCGCCGTCAGTTGCGCGAACGTATTTTCTCGCTGTTATCGATGCTGAGCCAGCATGCAATGCGCCAGAAAGACGCGGACGCCGCGTCCATTGTCGAAGCGCAGGACGTGCAGGAGCCCGAGCGCGACACCGAGCAGCAGCCGGCATAA
- a CDS encoding tryptophan synthase subunit alpha yields MSRIATAFERLEARRRSALVAYLMAGDPERDSTVPLMHTMVASGADILELGVPFSDPMADGPVIQAAGERALRNRVTLRDTLNMLQSFRSHDPHTPVVLMGYLNPIEAMGCHTFAQSAAQAGVDGVITVDLPPEEADEFVQALARVDIDPIFLLAPTTTPARIETICAAARGFIYYVSLKGVTGAATLDVAAVERKLDEIRACAKVPIGVGFGIKDAASAARMAQIADAVVVGSALVERIADNAADAKAAQAAVADLLRGMREAMDARSSDVQVA; encoded by the coding sequence ATGAGCCGTATCGCGACGGCTTTCGAGCGCTTAGAGGCGCGGCGGCGCAGTGCGCTCGTGGCCTACCTGATGGCCGGCGATCCAGAGCGCGATTCGACTGTGCCATTGATGCACACGATGGTCGCGTCGGGGGCCGATATTCTGGAGTTGGGTGTGCCGTTTTCCGATCCCATGGCCGACGGGCCGGTAATCCAGGCAGCCGGTGAACGCGCCTTGCGAAACCGCGTCACCCTGCGTGATACGCTCAACATGCTTCAGTCGTTTCGCAGCCACGATCCGCACACGCCGGTGGTGTTGATGGGCTATCTCAATCCCATCGAGGCGATGGGCTGTCACACATTCGCGCAAAGCGCCGCGCAGGCTGGCGTGGACGGCGTCATCACGGTGGATTTGCCGCCCGAAGAGGCCGATGAGTTTGTGCAGGCGCTGGCGCGGGTCGATATCGATCCGATCTTTCTCTTAGCGCCGACCACGACGCCGGCGCGTATTGAAACCATCTGTGCGGCAGCGCGCGGGTTCATTTATTACGTGTCGCTCAAAGGCGTGACCGGCGCCGCGACGCTGGATGTTGCCGCGGTAGAGCGCAAGCTCGACGAGATTCGCGCCTGCGCTAAAGTGCCGATTGGCGTCGGCTTCGGGATCAAGGATGCAGCGTCCGCCGCGCGCATGGCGCAAATTGCCGACGCCGTGGTGGTCGGCAGCGCGCTGGTCGAGCGTATCGCTGACAATGCCGCCGATGCCAAGGCCGCGCAGGCGGCAGTCGCCGACCTGTTGCGCGGGATGCGGGAGGCGATGGACGCGCGTTCCAGCGACGTGCAGGTGGCATGA